One part of the Phacochoerus africanus isolate WHEZ1 chromosome 7, ROS_Pafr_v1, whole genome shotgun sequence genome encodes these proteins:
- the LOC125130846 gene encoding keratin, type II cytoskeletal 5-like: protein MTQRSSVTIKSGGSRNFSASSASLLPGCRPSFSSISVSQGGKSFGGGFGGGFGTRSLHSFGGSKRISISGGYRSGRANFGGAGYGLGLGGIGYRVGGACSGYGFGGGMTTGAGGIQEVTVNQSLLTPLHLEIDPSLQRVRKEEREQIKTLNNKFASFIDKVRFLEQQNKVLETKWSLLQEHKTTRANIEPMFEAYISNLRRQLDSLGGERSRLEVELKSMQDVVEDFKNKYEEEINRRTVAENEFVVLKKDVDAAYMSKVELEAKVEALMDEINFLRAFYDAELAQLQAQISETSVILSMDNNRKLDLDSIISEVKAQYEDIANRSRAEAESWYQIKYEELQRSAGRHGDDLRSTKMEISELNRVIQRLRSEIDNLKKQCATLQSAIADAEQRGELALKDAKHKLAELEDALQKAKQDMARQLREYQELMNVKLALDIEIATYRKLLEGEECRLTGEGVGPVNISVVSSSGGSGYSSGGGLCMTGGGLSYGSSGGSFSSTSGRNMSGSTSSMRIISKTSSTRSYRS from the exons ATGACCCAACGCTCCTCTGTCACCATCAAGTCAGGGGGCTCTCGGAACTTCAGTGCTTCCTCTGCCAGCCTCCTCCCAGGCTGCCGGCCCAGTTTCAGCTCCATCTCTGTGTCCCAGGGCGGGAAGAGCTTTGGGGGTGGTTTCGGGGGCGGATTTGGGACCAGGAGCCTCCACAGCTTTGGGGGTAGCAAAAGAATCTCCATCAGTGGCGGCTATCGGTCGGGCCGGGCCAACTTCGGAGGTGCTGGCTATGGGCTGGGTCTAGGGGGCATAGGGTACAGGGTTGGGGGAGCCTGCAGCGGCTATGGATTTGGAGGTGGGATGACGACTGGAGCTGGGGGCATCCAGGAGGTCACTGTCAACCAGAGCCTCCTGACCCCCCTCCACCTGGAGATCGATCCATCCCTCCAGCGGGTGCGGAAGGAGGAGCGGGAGCAGATCAAGACCCTCAACAACAAGTTCGCCTCCTTCATCGACAAG GTGCGGTTCCTGGAGCAGCAGAATAAGGTCCTGGAGACAAAGTGGAGCCTCTTGCAGGAGCATAAAACCACCAGGGCCAACATCGAGCCTATGTTTGAAGCCTACATCAGCAACCTGAGGCGGCAGCTGGACAGCCTGGGGGGAGAGCGCTCCAGGCTGGAGGTGGAGCTGAAGAGCATGCAGGACGTGGTGGAGGACTTCAAGAACAA GTACGAAGAAGAAATCAACAGGCGCACGGTGGCAGAGAATGAGTTCGTGGTGCTCAAGAAG GACGTGGATGCTGCCTACATGAGCAAGGTGGAGTTGGAGGCCAAGGTGGAAGCCTTAATGGACGAAATCAACTTTCTAAGGGCTTTCTACGATGCG GAGCTGGCTCAGCTTCAGGCCCAGATCTCCGAGACCTCTGTGATCCTGTCCATGGACAACAACCGTAAGCTGGACCTAGACAGCATCATCTCCGAGGTCAAGGCCCAGTATGAGGACATTGCCAACCGTAGTCGGGCCGAGGCTGAGTCTTGGTACCAGATCAAG TACGAGGAGCTGCAGCGGTCGGCCGGCCGGCATGGGGACGACCTCCGCTCCACCAAGATGGAGATCTCTGAGCTGAACCGGGTGATACAGAGGCTGCGCTCTGAGATTGACAACCTGAAGAAGCAG TGTGCCACACTCCAGTCTGCCATCGCTGACGCAGAGCAGCGTGGGGAGCTGGCCCTCAAGGACGCCAAGCACAAGCTGGCCGAGCTGGAGGACGCCCTGCAGAAGGCCAAGCAGGACATGGCGCGGCAGCTGCGCGAGTACCAGGAGCTGATGAACGTCAAGCTGGCCCTGGACATCGAGATCGCCACCTACCGCAAGCTGCTGGAGGGCGAGGAGTGCAG ACTCACAGGAGAAGGTGTCGGACCCGTGAACATCT CCGTGGTCTCCTCCTCGGGGGGCTCAGGCTACAGCAGCGGCGGTGGCCTCTGCATGACCGGGGGCGGCCTCAGCTACGGCAGCAGCggaggcagcttcagctccaccAGCGGCCGCAACATGAGCGGCAGCACCTCCAGCATGCGCATCATTTCCAAGACCTCGTCCACCAGGAGCTACAGGAGCTAA